The following are encoded in a window of Mycobacterium decipiens genomic DNA:
- a CDS encoding SDR family oxidoreductase, producing MQLSFQDRTYLVTGGGSGIGKGVAAGLVAAGAAVMIVGRNPDKLAAAVKDIAALKAGTICYEPADITDEDETLRVVDAVTAWHGRLHGVVHCAGGSQTIGPITQIDSQAWRRTVDLNVNGTMYVLKHAARELVRGGGGSFVGISSIAASNTHRWFGAYGVTKSAVDHMMKLAADELGPSWVRVNGIRPGLIRTDLVVPVTQSPELSADYRLCTPLPRIGEVEDVANLAMFLLSDAASWITGQIINVDGGHILRRGPDFSPMLEPVFGPDGLRGVV from the coding sequence GTGCAGCTTTCTTTCCAAGACCGGACGTACTTGGTCACCGGGGGCGGCAGCGGTATCGGCAAGGGGGTGGCCGCCGGCCTGGTCGCGGCCGGAGCCGCCGTCATGATCGTCGGACGCAATCCGGACAAGCTGGCGGCCGCCGTCAAAGACATCGCGGCGCTCAAGGCAGGAACGATCTGCTATGAGCCGGCCGACATCACCGACGAGGACGAGACCCTCCGCGTGGTGGACGCGGTAACGGCATGGCATGGCCGGCTCCACGGTGTGGTGCATTGTGCGGGCGGGTCTCAGACCATTGGGCCGATCACCCAGATCGACTCGCAGGCCTGGCGGCGCACGGTGGACCTCAACGTCAACGGCACCATGTACGTGCTCAAGCACGCCGCCCGTGAGCTGGTGCGCGGCGGCGGCGGTTCGTTCGTCGGTATCTCGTCGATCGCGGCCAGCAACACCCATCGCTGGTTTGGGGCCTACGGGGTCACCAAGTCGGCCGTCGACCACATGATGAAGCTGGCCGCTGACGAACTCGGCCCGTCCTGGGTTCGGGTCAACGGCATCCGTCCGGGCCTGATCCGCACTGATCTGGTGGTGCCCGTGACCCAGTCGCCGGAGCTGAGCGCGGACTACCGGCTCTGCACGCCGCTGCCGCGGATTGGTGAGGTCGAAGACGTCGCGAACCTGGCAATGTTCTTGCTCAGCGATGCGGCCAGTTGGATCACCGGACAGATCATCAACGTCGACGGCGGCCACATCTTGCGCCGGGGCCCGGATTTCTCCCCGATGCTGGAACCGGTGTTCGGTCCCGACGGGTTGCGCGGAGTGGTCTGA
- a CDS encoding enoyl-CoA hydratase: MTVSDQAGVKADGAAADQLVAYETLDEGRIARIWLNRPEAQNAQNRTLLVQLDEAFCRAEADDTVRVVILAARGKNFSAGHDLGSDAALLERKPGPAQHPTFRSHGGTRDAIMEKTYLQEWHFFFQNTCRWRDLRKITIAQVQGNAISAGLMLIWACDLIVAADNARFSDVVAVRLGMPGVEYYAHPWEFGPRKAKELLLTGDSLDADEAYRLGMVSKVFPVDELEEKTFEFARRIAERPTMAALLIKDSVNAASDAMGFTEALRHAFHVHELGHAHWAAHNENRYPVGLPPDVEDWRTAKPTKLARRDTP, encoded by the coding sequence ATGACAGTCTCCGACCAAGCCGGCGTCAAGGCGGACGGCGCTGCCGCTGATCAGCTGGTGGCCTATGAAACCCTCGACGAGGGGCGTATCGCCCGAATCTGGCTCAACCGGCCCGAGGCCCAGAACGCCCAGAATCGCACCCTGCTCGTTCAGCTCGACGAGGCGTTCTGCCGCGCCGAGGCCGACGACACCGTCCGCGTGGTGATCCTGGCAGCGCGCGGCAAGAACTTTTCCGCCGGTCACGACCTCGGCTCGGACGCAGCGCTGCTGGAGCGTAAACCCGGGCCCGCGCAGCATCCAACCTTTCGGTCGCACGGCGGCACCCGGGACGCGATCATGGAGAAGACGTATCTGCAGGAGTGGCACTTCTTCTTCCAAAACACCTGCCGCTGGCGCGACCTGCGCAAGATCACCATCGCGCAGGTGCAGGGTAACGCGATCTCCGCGGGCCTGATGCTGATCTGGGCGTGCGATCTGATCGTCGCCGCCGACAACGCTCGGTTCAGCGACGTGGTGGCGGTACGGCTGGGTATGCCGGGCGTCGAATACTATGCGCACCCTTGGGAATTCGGTCCGCGTAAGGCCAAAGAGCTACTTTTGACCGGAGATTCGCTGGACGCGGATGAGGCCTATCGGCTGGGCATGGTGTCCAAGGTTTTCCCGGTCGACGAGCTGGAGGAAAAGACGTTCGAGTTCGCGCGGCGTATCGCCGAGCGTCCCACGATGGCAGCACTGTTGATCAAGGACTCGGTAAACGCCGCTTCGGACGCAATGGGATTCACTGAGGCGCTGCGACACGCGTTCCATGTTCACGAGTTGGGACACGCCCACTGGGCGGCTCATAACGAGAACAGATACCCGGTCGGCCTACCGCCCGATGTCGAGGACTGGCGCACGGCGAAGCCGACCAAGCTGGCTCGCCGCGACACGCCGTAG
- a CDS encoding DoxX family protein, whose amino-acid sequence MSWQRLQRADGPPAVICIRLLVGLVFLSEGIQKFLYPHQLGPGRFERIGIPAATFFANLDGVVEIVCGILVLLGLLTRVAAVPLLIDIVGAIALTKLRELQPGGFLGVEGFWGMAHDARTDLSMLLGLIFLLWAGPGRWSLDALLTKRATAAG is encoded by the coding sequence GTGTCATGGCAGCGACTACAACGCGCCGATGGTCCGCCCGCCGTGATTTGCATACGGCTGTTGGTGGGGTTGGTGTTCCTCAGCGAGGGAATTCAGAAATTTCTGTACCCGCATCAACTCGGTCCGGGTCGCTTCGAGCGGATCGGCATCCCCGCCGCCACGTTTTTCGCCAATCTGGACGGGGTGGTCGAGATCGTCTGCGGCATACTGGTCCTCCTGGGTCTGCTGACCCGGGTCGCGGCAGTTCCACTTCTCATCGACATCGTAGGTGCGATAGCGCTGACCAAACTCCGAGAACTGCAGCCCGGCGGGTTTTTGGGGGTGGAAGGCTTCTGGGGCATGGCCCACGATGCCCGGACCGATCTGTCGATGTTGCTCGGATTGATCTTCCTGCTGTGGGCGGGCCCCGGCCGTTGGTCATTAGATGCGCTACTCACCAAACGCGCCACGGCAGCGGGTTAG
- the eccE gene encoding type VII secretion protein EccE → MTLALLVAVPATLACPWRSTREQWVLGVAVVVVIVVLAWWRGVHLTTILGRRLAMSRRRRRFGHRRSGRIAGIDVQTTALIRIRPLTANPDALPLPLIAGYLNRYGIRAERIRITNHDIETEIWETWIGLTVSAVDNLAALQARSSRIPLHQTTQVAARRLAEQLREVGWAASTAEPGDVPPLVARSARESWRGVVRETATGKRDCVAAYRISVDDALPETLAAIRCHPARETWTALEIAGNGTGRTLAAACAFRTSAEPRGAPPPGLVPQHGNHRAALLALNPLSIQRLDGHTDLPGDLLVRLRWPTAVRESAHETAF, encoded by the coding sequence ATGACACTGGCACTGCTGGTCGCGGTGCCTGCGACATTGGCTTGTCCCTGGCGGTCGACACGCGAGCAATGGGTGCTCGGCGTCGCTGTCGTCGTTGTGATCGTGGTGTTGGCGTGGTGGCGCGGCGTGCACCTAACCACGATCCTGGGCCGCCGGCTGGCGATGTCCCGCCGCCGGCGACGATTCGGCCACCGACGGTCCGGGCGGATAGCGGGAATCGACGTTCAGACGACCGCACTGATACGCATCCGACCGCTGACGGCCAATCCGGACGCGCTTCCGTTGCCGCTGATCGCCGGGTATCTAAATCGTTACGGCATCCGCGCTGAGCGGATCCGAATTACCAACCATGACATCGAAACTGAAATTTGGGAGACCTGGATCGGGCTGACGGTGTCAGCCGTCGACAACCTGGCGGCGCTGCAGGCCCGCTCGTCGCGCATCCCGTTGCACCAGACCACTCAGGTCGCGGCTCGCCGGCTCGCCGAGCAGCTCCGCGAAGTCGGATGGGCGGCCAGCACGGCTGAGCCCGGCGACGTCCCGCCGTTGGTCGCGCGATCGGCGCGCGAGAGCTGGCGCGGGGTCGTGCGCGAGACGGCAACTGGCAAGAGGGATTGTGTAGCGGCCTACCGGATCAGCGTCGATGACGCGCTGCCCGAAACCCTGGCCGCGATCCGGTGCCATCCGGCGCGCGAGACCTGGACAGCGCTGGAAATCGCCGGCAACGGAACCGGTCGCACCCTGGCGGCCGCGTGTGCCTTCCGGACCAGCGCGGAGCCGCGGGGCGCCCCGCCGCCAGGCCTGGTTCCCCAGCATGGCAACCACCGCGCGGCGCTGCTGGCACTGAATCCCTTGTCAATACAGCGACTGGACGGGCACACAGATCTGCCCGGTGACTTGCTGGTGCGGCTGCGCTGGCCCACCGCGGTGCGCGAGTCCGCGCACGAGACGGCGTTCTGA
- a CDS encoding WXG100 family type VII secretion target yields MSQIMYNYPAMMAHAGDMSGYAGTLQSLGADIASEQAVLSRAWQGDTGSTYQGWQTRWNFAVEDLIRAYHSMASSHESNTVAMLARDGAEAAKWGG; encoded by the coding sequence ATGTCGCAGATCATGTACAACTACCCGGCGATGATGGCGCACGCCGGGGACATGTCGGGTTATGCGGGCACGCTGCAGAGCTTGGGGGCCGATATCGCCAGCGAGCAGGCGGTACTGTCGCGTGCCTGGCAGGGGGATACCGGGTCGACCTATCAGGGCTGGCAAACGCGATGGAACTTTGCCGTGGAGGACCTGATACGCGCCTACCACTCGATGGCCAGCAGCCATGAATCCAACACCGTGGCCATGCTGGCCCGCGACGGGGCCGAAGCCGCCAAATGGGGCGGTTAA
- the esxG gene encoding type VII secretion system protein EsxG, producing the protein MSLLDAHIPQLVASQSAFAAKAGLMRHTISQAEESAMSAQAFHQGAFQAAHARFVAAASRGNMLLDIAQANMGEAAGTYVAADAAAASSYTGF; encoded by the coding sequence ATGAGTTTGTTGGATGCCCATATTCCGCAGTTGGTGGCGTCGCAGTCGGCGTTTGCCGCCAAGGCGGGGTTGATGCGGCACACGATTAGTCAGGCCGAGGAGTCGGCGATGTCGGCGCAAGCGTTTCATCAAGGGGCGTTTCAAGCCGCCCATGCCCGGTTCGTGGCGGCCGCCTCGAGGGGCAACATGCTGTTGGATATCGCGCAGGCCAACATGGGTGAGGCCGCGGGCACCTATGTGGCCGCCGATGCGGCCGCGGCGTCCAGTTACACGGGTTTCTGA
- a CDS encoding PE family protein: protein MVLRVIPEGLAAASAAVEALTARLAAAEAAAAPLLTSVVPPAADPVSLRSAVGFSAIGNEYVAVAAEGAEELWRSGVGLGETGASYAAGDAAAASTYLIQGGL, encoded by the coding sequence GTGGTGCTCCGGGTGATTCCTGAAGGTTTGGCGGCTGCGAGCGCTGCGGTGGAAGCGTTGACCGCTCGGTTGGCGGCCGCGGAGGCCGCTGCGGCGCCGCTGCTCACGTCGGTGGTGCCGCCGGCCGCGGATCCGGTGTCGTTGCGGAGCGCGGTTGGGTTCAGCGCGATAGGTAATGAGTATGTCGCGGTGGCGGCTGAAGGGGCCGAGGAGCTTTGGCGTTCCGGGGTTGGGCTGGGTGAAACCGGTGCCAGCTATGCGGCCGGTGACGCCGCGGCTGCGTCGACGTACCTGATCCAGGGTGGCTTATGA